In one window of Bos mutus isolate GX-2022 chromosome 13, NWIPB_WYAK_1.1, whole genome shotgun sequence DNA:
- the RBBP8NL gene encoding RBBP8 N-terminal-like protein isoform X2, with amino-acid sequence MVTQELARKKQQEFESSLLQNLQHVFLLTTELTRLQEENDALKEEVKRLQGPGPKPQLREGISDPPSPLLLPSLGARKAVTEKPLGGHEETEDGHAERPGVYGTSPMAKISPSPNLHEARTPDMVRNPQRISNQLHGTIAVVRPGSRACSADQGSTNGTPPLLPTRNSPPSPPGEHSLPLDSFLQASRPSARTCESLKHSLQADRLCLLNRHLTLHLGSPPAPATAPSGPQSQGLKAGEAEAWEEPSGLLGLPGALVGVRNPRLEGALHMLLAQQLRAQGRVGSARLRGPWGPRGTPPSPPADSDSEGPEGEAARETLSRRRHPQPAGPGSPQGKEGTATQDYVPDKPLDLSERGRCRASTPKPANQSGSLSPPQVPTPSPEPPQGVGPPAQCGAQRLSNGTQEAKEPEAEEHPSSPDAPYSAPGPHLSLPSPSGPGEEDRGRPRLPPYPPRPGGDGHPELSKVHGQQLESDELDEPDTSDSEMVLSTRAEATQSSPGEGPGCVCDKECGRGPQKRKRASDSWSKASKKPT; translated from the exons ATGGTCACCCAGGAGCTGGCCAGAAAGAAGCAGCAAGAGTTCGAGAGCTCCCTCCTCCAGAACCTGCAGCACGTCTTCCTCCTCA CCACTGAGCTGACGCGGCTGCAGGAGGAAAATGACGCCTTGAAGGAGGAAGTGAAGCGGCTTCAGGGCCCAGG ACCCAAGCCCCAGCTCAGGGAGGGCATCTCGGACCCCCCATCACCCCTGCTGCTCCCCTCCCTGGGCGCCCGGAAGGCCGTCACTGAGAAACCACTGGGAGGCCACGAGGAGACAGAGGATGGCCATGCAG AAAGGCCGGGGGTGTACGGGACATCACCAATGGCCAAAATCTCCCCAAGTCCCAATCTTCATGAGGCACGGACCCCGGACATGGTGAGG AACCCCCAGCGCATCTCCAACCAGCTGCATGGGACAATCGCCGTGGTGCGGCCTGGGTCCCGGGCCTGCTCCGCCGACCAGGGCTCCACCAATGGGACGCCcccactgctgcccaccaggAACAGCCCACCCAGCCCACCTGGCGAGCACAGCCTCCCTCTGGACAG CTTCCTGCAGGCCTCTCGGCCTTCTGCCAGGACCTGCGAGTCCCTGAAGCACTCCCTCCAGGCCGACCGCCTCTGCCTCCTGAACCGGCATCTAACCCTGCACCTTGGCAGCCCCCCGGCCCCCGCCACAGCCCCCAGCGGCCCCCAGTCCCAGGGCCTCAAGGCTGGGGAGGCGGAGGCCTGGGAGGAGCCCTCGGGCCTGCTGGGCCTGCCGGGCGCCCTGGTGGGCGTGCGGAACCCACGGCTGGAAGGCGCACTGCACATGCTCCTGGCCCAGCAGCTGCGGGCACAGGGCAGGGTGGGCAGTGCCCGGCTGAGGGGCCCTTGGGGGCCCAGAGGGACGCCGCCTTCCCCACCAGCCGACTCAGACTCCGAGGGTCCTGAAGGCGAGGCGGCCAGGGAAACCCTGTCCAGAAGGAGGCACCCACAGCCTGCAGGCCCGGGCAGCCCCCAGGGGAAGGAGGGCACAGCCACACAGGACTATGTCCCAGACAAGCCCCTGGACCTCTCAGAGAGGGGTCGGTGCCGGGCCAGCACTCCCAAGCCTGCCAACCAGTCGGGGTCACTCAGCCCTCCACAGGTCCCCACGCCCAGCCCTGAGCCACCCCAGGGAGTGGGACCACCTGCCCAGTGTGGAGCCCAGAGACTCAGCAATGGCACCCAGGAAGCCAAAGAGCCAGAGGCGGAAGAGCATCCATCTTCTCCG GACGCGCCCTACTCTGCCCCAGGGCCCCACCTCAGCCTGCCCTCTCCAAGTGGGCcaggagaggaggacagagggaggCCTAGACTTCCCCCCTACCCACCAAGGCCTGGTGGAGACGGCCACCCAG AGCTCAGCAAAGTCCATGGGCAACAGCTGGAGTCGGATGAGCTGGACGAGCCAGACACCTCGGACAGTGAG
- the RBBP8NL gene encoding RBBP8 N-terminal-like protein isoform X1 yields MRTRDHAGNRGPVEAKGPSPHLEHRGPRARATGAMESFTESLNRLKEVHENEVMGLQNKLMELNSERCRDAQRVEELCAKNHQLREQQKALKENLRALENRLRAGLCDRCMVTQELARKKQQEFESSLLQNLQHVFLLTTELTRLQEENDALKEEVKRLQGPGPKPQLREGISDPPSPLLLPSLGARKAVTEKPLGGHEETEDGHAERPGVYGTSPMAKISPSPNLHEARTPDMVRNPQRISNQLHGTIAVVRPGSRACSADQGSTNGTPPLLPTRNSPPSPPGEHSLPLDSFLQASRPSARTCESLKHSLQADRLCLLNRHLTLHLGSPPAPATAPSGPQSQGLKAGEAEAWEEPSGLLGLPGALVGVRNPRLEGALHMLLAQQLRAQGRVGSARLRGPWGPRGTPPSPPADSDSEGPEGEAARETLSRRRHPQPAGPGSPQGKEGTATQDYVPDKPLDLSERGRCRASTPKPANQSGSLSPPQVPTPSPEPPQGVGPPAQCGAQRLSNGTQEAKEPEAEEHPSSPDAPYSAPGPHLSLPSPSGPGEEDRGRPRLPPYPPRPGGDGHPELSKVHGQQLESDELDEPDTSDSEMVLSTRAEATQSSPGEGPGCVCDKECGRGPQKRKRASDSWSKASKKPT; encoded by the exons ATGCGGACACGGGACCAT GCTGGAAACAGAGGGCCAGTAGAGGCCAAGGGGCCTTCCCCACACCTGGAGCACAGAGGACCCAGGGCCAGGGCCACGGGAGCCATGGAGAGCTTCACAGAGTCACTAAACAGACTGAAGGAAGTCCATGAGAATGAGGTCATGG GCCTACAGAACAAGCTTATGGAACTGAACTCAGAGAGGTGCCG GGATGCCCAGAGGGTGGAGGAGCTCTGTGCCAAGAACCACCAGCTCAGGGAGCAGCAGAAGGCGCTGAAGGAGAACCTGCGGGCGCTGGAGAACAG GCTGCGGGCTGGGCTGTGTGACCGCTGCATGGTCACCCAGGAGCTGGCCAGAAAGAAGCAGCAAGAGTTCGAGAGCTCCCTCCTCCAGAACCTGCAGCACGTCTTCCTCCTCA CCACTGAGCTGACGCGGCTGCAGGAGGAAAATGACGCCTTGAAGGAGGAAGTGAAGCGGCTTCAGGGCCCAGG ACCCAAGCCCCAGCTCAGGGAGGGCATCTCGGACCCCCCATCACCCCTGCTGCTCCCCTCCCTGGGCGCCCGGAAGGCCGTCACTGAGAAACCACTGGGAGGCCACGAGGAGACAGAGGATGGCCATGCAG AAAGGCCGGGGGTGTACGGGACATCACCAATGGCCAAAATCTCCCCAAGTCCCAATCTTCATGAGGCACGGACCCCGGACATGGTGAGG AACCCCCAGCGCATCTCCAACCAGCTGCATGGGACAATCGCCGTGGTGCGGCCTGGGTCCCGGGCCTGCTCCGCCGACCAGGGCTCCACCAATGGGACGCCcccactgctgcccaccaggAACAGCCCACCCAGCCCACCTGGCGAGCACAGCCTCCCTCTGGACAG CTTCCTGCAGGCCTCTCGGCCTTCTGCCAGGACCTGCGAGTCCCTGAAGCACTCCCTCCAGGCCGACCGCCTCTGCCTCCTGAACCGGCATCTAACCCTGCACCTTGGCAGCCCCCCGGCCCCCGCCACAGCCCCCAGCGGCCCCCAGTCCCAGGGCCTCAAGGCTGGGGAGGCGGAGGCCTGGGAGGAGCCCTCGGGCCTGCTGGGCCTGCCGGGCGCCCTGGTGGGCGTGCGGAACCCACGGCTGGAAGGCGCACTGCACATGCTCCTGGCCCAGCAGCTGCGGGCACAGGGCAGGGTGGGCAGTGCCCGGCTGAGGGGCCCTTGGGGGCCCAGAGGGACGCCGCCTTCCCCACCAGCCGACTCAGACTCCGAGGGTCCTGAAGGCGAGGCGGCCAGGGAAACCCTGTCCAGAAGGAGGCACCCACAGCCTGCAGGCCCGGGCAGCCCCCAGGGGAAGGAGGGCACAGCCACACAGGACTATGTCCCAGACAAGCCCCTGGACCTCTCAGAGAGGGGTCGGTGCCGGGCCAGCACTCCCAAGCCTGCCAACCAGTCGGGGTCACTCAGCCCTCCACAGGTCCCCACGCCCAGCCCTGAGCCACCCCAGGGAGTGGGACCACCTGCCCAGTGTGGAGCCCAGAGACTCAGCAATGGCACCCAGGAAGCCAAAGAGCCAGAGGCGGAAGAGCATCCATCTTCTCCG GACGCGCCCTACTCTGCCCCAGGGCCCCACCTCAGCCTGCCCTCTCCAAGTGGGCcaggagaggaggacagagggaggCCTAGACTTCCCCCCTACCCACCAAGGCCTGGTGGAGACGGCCACCCAG AGCTCAGCAAAGTCCATGGGCAACAGCTGGAGTCGGATGAGCTGGACGAGCCAGACACCTCGGACAGTGAG